One Brassica napus cultivar Da-Ae chromosome A1, Da-Ae, whole genome shotgun sequence genomic region harbors:
- the BNAA01G30200D gene encoding uncharacterized protein BNAA01G30200D isoform X2 yields MVNPKMVGGGLFLNATSGTHIYFDKATTAGESLFYRLVAQDTGLTPAAPLQRGYAKVEYLSIAELTDFFLTAPSQEIDFICTGRVTGIKMDKGWCYVSCSHCAKKLQLTVASFTCLSCNNTNAVSVLRYRVEVSVADETGEALFVCIDGVMTKLHNMRAYEAGHLLAGDGVNPEKTQAPPFVTDMELWKVIPTHSR; encoded by the exons ATGGTCAACCCCAAGATGGTGGGAG GTGGCCTGTTTTTGAATGCTACCTCCGGCACACACATATACTTTGACAAGGCAACAACTGCAGGGGAGAGTTTATTCTACAG GTTGGTCGCACAAGACACTGGGCTTACACCAGCGGCTCCACTGCAAAGAGGATATGCCAAGGTGGAATACCTGAGCATAGCAGAGCTCACTGATTTTTTCTTAACTGCTCCATCGCAG GAAATTGATTTTATCTGTACCGGAAGAGTGACCGGAATCAAGATGGACAAGGGGTGGTGCTATGTTTCCTGTTCACACTGTGCTAAGAAACTTCAGCTCACTGTCGCATCTTTCACATGTCTGTCTTGCAACAATACTAATGCAGTCAGTGTCCTTCG ATACCGTGTGGAGGTGTCCGTCGCAGATGAAACCGGTGAAGCTCTGTTTGTTTGTATCGATGGGGTGATGACAAAATTGCACAACATGAGAGCCTATGAAGCTGGTCATCTTTTG GCTGGTGATGGTGTAAACCCGGAGAAAACTCAGGCACCTCCCTTTGTCACAGACATGGAACTGTGGAAGGTAATACCTACACATTCTAGGTGA
- the BNAA01G30200D gene encoding uncharacterized protein BNAA01G30200D isoform X1: MTAVKLLSEHLPPTHHAGGLFLNATSGTHIYFDKATTAGESLFYRLVAQDTGLTPAAPLQRGYAKVEYLSIAELTDFFLTAPSQEIDFICTGRVTGIKMDKGWCYVSCSHCAKKLQLTVASFTCLSCNNTNAVSVLRYRVEVSVADETGEALFVCIDGVMTKLHNMRAYEAGHLLAGDGVNPEKTQAPPFVTDMELWKVIPTHSR; encoded by the exons ATGACAGCCGTTAAATTATTGTCAGAACATTTACCCCCTACTCATCATGCAGGTGGCCTGTTTTTGAATGCTACCTCCGGCACACACATATACTTTGACAAGGCAACAACTGCAGGGGAGAGTTTATTCTACAG GTTGGTCGCACAAGACACTGGGCTTACACCAGCGGCTCCACTGCAAAGAGGATATGCCAAGGTGGAATACCTGAGCATAGCAGAGCTCACTGATTTTTTCTTAACTGCTCCATCGCAG GAAATTGATTTTATCTGTACCGGAAGAGTGACCGGAATCAAGATGGACAAGGGGTGGTGCTATGTTTCCTGTTCACACTGTGCTAAGAAACTTCAGCTCACTGTCGCATCTTTCACATGTCTGTCTTGCAACAATACTAATGCAGTCAGTGTCCTTCG ATACCGTGTGGAGGTGTCCGTCGCAGATGAAACCGGTGAAGCTCTGTTTGTTTGTATCGATGGGGTGATGACAAAATTGCACAACATGAGAGCCTATGAAGCTGGTCATCTTTTG GCTGGTGATGGTGTAAACCCGGAGAAAACTCAGGCACCTCCCTTTGTCACAGACATGGAACTGTGGAAGGTAATACCTACACATTCTAGGTGA
- the BNAA01G30200D gene encoding uncharacterized protein BNAA01G30200D isoform X3 translates to MTAVKLLSEHLPPTHHAGGLFLNATSGTHIYFDKATTAGESLFYRLVAQDTGLTPAAPLQRGYAKVEYLSIAELTDFFLTAPSQEIDFICTGRVTGIKMDKGWCYVSCSHCAKKLQLTVASFTCLSCNNTNAVSVLDTVWRCPSQMKPVKLCLFVSMG, encoded by the exons ATGACAGCCGTTAAATTATTGTCAGAACATTTACCCCCTACTCATCATGCAGGTGGCCTGTTTTTGAATGCTACCTCCGGCACACACATATACTTTGACAAGGCAACAACTGCAGGGGAGAGTTTATTCTACAG GTTGGTCGCACAAGACACTGGGCTTACACCAGCGGCTCCACTGCAAAGAGGATATGCCAAGGTGGAATACCTGAGCATAGCAGAGCTCACTGATTTTTTCTTAACTGCTCCATCGCAG GAAATTGATTTTATCTGTACCGGAAGAGTGACCGGAATCAAGATGGACAAGGGGTGGTGCTATGTTTCCTGTTCACACTGTGCTAAGAAACTTCAGCTCACTGTCGCATCTTTCACATGTCTGTCTTGCAACAATACTAATGCAGTCAGTGTCCTT GATACCGTGTGGAGGTGTCCGTCGCAGATGAAACCGGTGAAGCTCTGTTTGTTTGTATCGATGGGGTGA
- the LOC111199241 gene encoding probable BOI-related E3 ubiquitin-protein ligase 3, producing MAVEAHHLNPLFSSNREMMYPVEANGLVYTNQIRYNTLPAATMPFNPTMECQTSTFNPVYNTSPVDFLVHQSMKPTIHSVDSSVTYNSDNNNGNNVNYLPPVSSLRKRPREESVVENPMPSQKRCTDPLMFLGQDLSSNVQHHNLDIDRLISNHVEIMRMGIEEKRKEQGRKIMEAIEQGLMKTLRAKDEEINHIGKLNLFLEEKVKSLTVENQLWRDMAQSNEATVNSLRSNLQQVLAAVERNRWEEPTTADDAQSCCGSSDEGDSTMMRTVSSTMCRSCGKGEASVLLLPCRHMCLCSVCGSSINTCPICKSPKNASLHVNLS from the exons ATGGCCGTTGAAGCACACCATCTTAATCCTTTATTTTCTTCCAACAG AGAAATGATGTATCCCGTTGAAGCGAACGGTTTAGTCTACACAAACCAGATCAGATACAACACTCTTCCAGCGGCGACGATGCCGTTTAACCCTACCATGGAATGTCAAACTTCTACGTTTAATCCCGTTTACAACACATCACCGGTTGATTTTTTGGTTCACCAGTCCATGAAACCAACGATCCACTCCGTTGATAGTTCTGTCACATACAACAGCGACAATAATAATGGCAACAACGTTAATTATCTTCCTCCGGTGTCGTCTTTGAGAAAACGCCCCAGAGAAGAATCGGTTGTTGAAAACCCTATGCCAAGCCAGAAACGTTGCACCGATCCTCTCATGTTCCTAGGACAAGACTTGTCTTCTAACGTCCAACATCACAACTTAGATATCGACCGCTTGATCTCTAATCAT GTCGAGATAATGAGAATGGGGAttgaagagaagagaaaagaacAAGGTAGGAAGATAATGGAAGCTATTGAGCAAGGGTTGATGAAGACACTTAGAGCCAAAGAtgaagagatcaatcacatagGCAAACTAAACCTCTTTCTCGAAGAGAAGGTTAAGTCTCTCACTGTAGAGAATCAGTTATGGCGTGACATGGCACAATCTAATGAAGCCACCGTAAACTCCCTACGGTCCAATCTCCAACAAGTCCTCGCCGCAGTGGAACGTAACCGCTGGGAGGAGCCTACAACTGCTGATGACGCGCAGTCTTGTTGCGGAAGCAGCGACGAGGGTGATAGTACGATGATGCGCACGGTTTCAAGTACGATGTGTAGAAGCTGTGGGAAAGGAGAAGCTAGTGTGTTACTGTTACCATGCAGACACATGTGTCTATGCAGTGTGTGTGGTTCTTCGATTAACACTTGTCCAATCTGTAAATCTCCAAAGAACGCTAGTCTTCATGTTAATCTTTCCTAA
- the LOC106377489 gene encoding transcription factor JUNGBRUNNEN 1: MDEAMGSWDTRREEQEEEEKQVLKLPGFRFHPTDEELVGFYLSKKVFLKKSSKIDEIISQIDIYKFDPWDLPRSRNTEKESYFFCRRGRKYRNSIRPNRVTGSGFWKATGIDKPVYSDGSSKAVIGLKKTLVYYLGSAGKGSKTDWMMHEFRLPTANDTIPGGSTLLNPTPSSLLHAEVWTLCRIFKRNVSSRKYTPDWRELAGGKRMKPQQSKYQEAYISFGDNESSSSTNNINVMERKENYERNVFQLRQTPHQHQPIPVDTTITTQVDSTVPHFSNDNIHDITYENWDELRSVVEFAFGPSFLS; encoded by the exons TTTCATCCGACCGATGAAGAGCTTGTAGGTTTTTATCTCTCTAAGAAAGTATTCCTCAAGAAATCCAGCAAGATAGATGAGATAATCAGCCAAATTGATATCTATAAATTCGATCCATGGGATCTTCCTC GCTCAAGGAATACGGAGAAGGAGAGCTACTTCTTCTGCAGGAGAGGAAGGAAGTACAGAAACAGCATAAGACCGAACCGAGTGACTGGTTCCGGTTTTTGGAAAGCCACAGGAATCGATAAGCCTGTCTATTCCGATGGCTCCAGCAAAGCCGTGATTGGTCTAAAGAAGACACTCGTTTATTATCTTGGAAGCGCCGGGAAAGGAAGCAAGACAGATTGGATGATGCACGAGTTTCGCCTCCCAACAGCCAATGACACCATCCCTGGTGGCTCCACTCTCCTTAACCCTACTCCTTCTTCCTTGCTACACGCT GAAGTGTGGACGTTGTGCCGGATATTCAAGAGAAATGTGTCTAGTAGAAAATACACTCCGGACTGGAGAGAGTTAGCAGGTGGGAAACGCATGAAGCCGCAACAATCTAAGTATCAAGAAGCTTATATCAGTTTTGGTGACAATGAGAGTAGTAGTAGTACCAATAATATCAACGTTATGGAACGCAAAGAGAACTATGAGAGGAACGTTTTCCAGCTTCGCCAAACGCCCCATCAACACCAGCCCATTCCAGTGGACACAACTATTACAACACAAGTCGATAGTACGGTTCCACATTTCTCAAACGACAACATTCACGATATAACCTACGAGAACTGGGACGAGTTACGATCTGTTGTGGAATTTGCTTTCGGCCCTTCTTTTCTTAGTTAG